A region from the Conexivisphaerales archaeon genome encodes:
- a CDS encoding translation initiation factor encodes MAEVCAVCGLPKDLCVCQELEKQQARIVVRLEMRRFRKPTTLIEGLDPKRIDLDNLARLMKKRFACGGSAKDGSILLQGDQRQRVKEILVTQGFDDASIEVQ; translated from the coding sequence GTGGCGGAAGTCTGTGCGGTCTGCGGGCTCCCCAAGGACCTTTGTGTCTGTCAGGAGCTGGAGAAACAGCAAGCAAGAATAGTTGTTCGCCTTGAGATGAGGCGATTCCGGAAGCCCACTACTCTTATAGAAGGCCTGGACCCTAAAAGAATTGACCTTGACAACTTAGCCAGGCTGATGAAGAAGAGGTTTGCCTGCGGAGGCTCTGCAAAGGATGGTTCAATACTGTTGCAGGGTGACCAGAGGCAGAGGGTCAAGGAGATACTCGTCACCCAGGGCTTTGACGACGCAAGCATAGAAGTGCAGTGA